The Amblyomma americanum isolate KBUSLIRL-KWMA chromosome 6, ASM5285725v1, whole genome shotgun sequence genome has a window encoding:
- the LOC144093576 gene encoding uncharacterized protein LOC144093576 yields MADYAVLRFTVLLSIALSWASAEPSCMQIDGHKYRRLVCREFGSSEDFKKHVPRNESSKDTWFLLINSAMDRLPPAAFAGLNVSELILSDVKLGSLDDPEAGEGPFSGLEQSLKKMAFRRDSTLPSSWSQLGNMAALQELHLQRYRNLNLTRDFGKLPQSLKLVFVFDATLNKVDEDWLADLGNLETVIVRVTDLPVFLRSMLPRPAPKLRMLDLAENQLSAFPQGLAEDLPQLQFVNLEDNRITTLEEKDVAPLHKDSVLVRLIGNPMHCDCKLWFLLDYTDRWHYFLCQSPEIHQGRYIKMLSEPELPCEYETPAAVANVPPSAAPAAQPSAATQATSSEAPPSSASP; encoded by the exons ATGGCCGACTACGCGGTACTCCGCTTTACGGTGCTCTTGAGCATCGCCCTGTCCTGGGCGTCGGCAGAGCCTTCTTGCATGCAGATCGACGGGCACAAATACCGACGCCTCGTGTGCCGGGAGTTCGGCTCTTCCGAAGACTTTAAGAAGCACGTGCCTCGAAACGAATCTTCCAAGGATACTTGGTTCCTGCTCATCAACAGCGCCATGGACCGACTCCCGCCCGCGGCTTTCGCGGGCCTCAACGTGTCGGAGTTGATTCTCAGTGACGTCAAACTCGGCTCGCTCGATGATCCCGAAGCGGGCGAAGGCCCCTTCTCGGGGCTCGAGCAATCGCTGAAGAAGATGGCCTTCCGGCGCGACAGCACTCTGCCGTCGTCCTGGTCACAGTTGGGCAATATGGCCGCCCTGCAAGAGCTGCACCTCCAACGCTACCGGAACCTGAACCTGACGCGCGACTTCGGCAAGCTTCCGCAGAGTCTCAAGCTGGTGTTCGTGTTCGACGCCACCTTGAACAAGGTGGACGAAGACTGGCTGGCCGACCTGGGGAACTTGGAGACAGTCATAGTGCGCGTCACCGACCTGCCCGTCTTCTTGCGGTCCATGCTCCCGAGGCCCGCGCCCAAGCTGAGGATGCTGGACTTGGC GGAGAACCAGCTGAGTGCGTTTCCGCAAGGGCTGGCCGAagacctgccacagctgcagttCGTCAACCTCGAAGACAACCGAATCACAACGCTCGAGGAAAAGGACGTTGCACCGCTTCACAAGGACTCCGTCCTGGTCAGACTCATCG GCAACCCGATGCACTGCGACTGCAAGCTGTGGTTCCTGCTGGACTACACCGACAGATGGCACTACTTCCTGTGCCAGTCACCCGAGATCCACCAGGGCCGCTACATCAAGATGCTCTCGGAACCGGAGCTGCCCTGCGAATACGAGACGCCGGCGGCCGTCGCCAATGTCCCCCCATCGGCGGCACCAGCGGCTCAGCCCTCGGCGGCGACGCAGGCCACATCGTCGGAGGCCCCTCCATCCTCTGCGTCACCGTGA
- the LOC144093577 gene encoding uncharacterized protein LOC144093577, whose protein sequence is MTSLLPGLAVALAALLSVAFCEPSCTQTESENVRRFVCREFQSADDFAKYVKRGVGADLSKETWFKLQDSRLDKFPERAFADLNVCKLSLFNVSVLDFAQQGPTGNPFEGLEDTLRKVVFHSGSTLPPSWSVFQGIHKLEEICIDDYENLRLTTDFNQLPKTVKSVYVTKSTVEHVDPDWLTSLENLEALVLRKTSLKVFSRGWLPRPAPKFFFLDLPDNQLEAFPEGLADELPSLSFVNVQRNKLTTVDEKAVAPLKDRPVFVNFADNPLHCDCRLRFLLTYTHRWHYFLCRTPQSLFDRYFHRLTEEELQCSAAAAAVPPPPTTA, encoded by the exons ATGACGTCCCTTCTTCCGGGGCTAGCCGTAGCGCTCGCCGCGTTGCTGAGCGTCGCCTTCTGCGAGCCCTCGTGTACGCAGACGGAGAGTGAGAACGTGCGAAGATTCGTCTGCAGGGAATTCCAGTCGGCCGACGACTTCGCCAAGTACGTCAAGCGTGGCGTCGGAGCCGACCTGAGCAAGGAGACTTGGTTCAAGCTGCAGGACAGTCGTCTAGATAAGTTCCCGGAGCGGGCCTTCGCGGACCTCAACGTCTGCAAGCTGTCCCTGTTCAACGTGTCCGTCCTGGACTTCGCTCAGCAGGGTCCCACGGGCAATCCATTCGAGGGTCTCGAAGACACGTTGCGAAAGGTGGTCTTCCACAGCGGAAGCACGTTGCCTCCTTCGTGGTCGGTCTTCCAGGGAATCCACAAGCTGGAAGAGATCTGCATCGACGACTACGAGAACCTCAGGTTGACCACAGACTTCAACCAGCTGCCGAAGACGGTGAAGAGCGTGTACGTGACCAAGTCGACCGTGGAGCACGTGGACCCTGACTGGCTGACGTCGCTTGAGAACCTCGAGGCGCTTGTGCTGCGCAAGACGAGCCTCAAGGTCTTCTCCAGGGGCTGGCTGCCCAGACCGGCGCCGAAATTCTTCTTCCTTGACCTGCC AGACAACCAGCTTGAGGCATTCCCGGAGGGCCTGGCCGACGAGCTGCCTAGCCTGAGCTTCGTCAACGTCCAGAGGAACAAGCTGACCACAGTGGACGAGAAGGCCGTCGCTCCACTCAAGGACAGGCCCGTGTTCGTCAACTTTGCCG ACAACCCCCTGCACTGCGACTGCCGCCTGCGCTTCCTGCTGACGTACACCCACCGGTGGCACTACTTCCTGTGCCGCACCCCGCAGTCGCTGTTCGACCGCTACTTCCACCGGCTCACCGAGGAGGAGCTGCAGTgcagcgccgccgccgcagccgtgccgccgccgccgaccaCCGCGTAG
- the LOC144094737 gene encoding uncharacterized protein LOC144094737, producing the protein MFQSRLLLTLAVGHLMVLGTVHASPSCRAHLGFRNHYYICGNFKTASDFALIERSRMPRDAYFILKDSTLDHLPSTAFSGTTISVLEFKNVSVNTYGDPEENAPSPFEAISSTLRRLIFTRQPKAVESWSLLHCLKRLESLRVENVERVNLTSDFNKLPLTITEIRIEGSSVQTVDPEWLSQLHGLRSVTVRGTNISNITRSMLPRPAPKLRQLDISENELTSLPEDLTADMPSLRTLDISHNKISTLYQSTLEPVRINGGIVHMTGNPLRCDCRLAFLLTYPRKWNHYLCAYPAALATKSMRSLKRADLCGGTRRSV; encoded by the exons ATGTTTCAATCCCGCTTGCTGCTGACGCTCGCCGTTGGCCACTTGATGGTCCTGGGCACGGTCCATGCGTCACCTTCATGTCGGGCACATCTTGGCTTCAGAAACCACTATTACATTTGTGGCAACTTCAAGACCGCCAGTGACTTCGCCCTGATAGAACGCAGTCGGATGCCGAGGGACGCGTACTTTATCCTGAAAGACAGCACTCTCGACCACCTGCCGTCGACCGCCTTTTCTGGAACAACGATTTCCGTGCTGGAATTCAAGAATGTCAGCGTCAACACGTACGGCGACCCGGAAGAGAACGCCCCCAGTCCGTTCGAGGCCATTAGCAGTACGCTAAGGAGGCTAATATTTACCCGACAGCCGAAGGCCGTCGAGTCCTGGAGCCTGCTGCATTGCCTGAAAAGACTTGAGAGCCTCAGGGTGGAGAATGTCGAAAGAGTGAACCTAACGTCGGACTTCAACAAGCTGCCGCTCACTATCACAGAGATTCGCATCGAAGGATCGTCCGTACAAACGGTTGACCCGGAATGGCTGTCCCAACTGCACGGACTCAGATCCGTCACAGTCAGAGGAACCAACATCTCAAACATAACGAGGTCGATGCTGCCGAGACCTGCGCCGAAGCTGAGACAATTGGATATATC GGAGAACGAGCTCACGTCGCTGCCAGAGGACCTGACAGCTGACATGCCTTCACTGCGGACCCTCGACATCAGCCACAACAAAATCTCGACTCTTTACCAAAGTACGTTGGAGCCCGTGAGGATCAACGGCGGGATCGTCCACATGACGG GAAATCCGCTCAGGTGTGACTGTCGGTTGGCGTTCCTGCTCACCTACCCAAGGAAGTGGAATCACTACCTGTGCGCCTATCCGGCAGCCCTGGCGACCAAATCGATGAGGTCCCTCAAGAGGGCGGACCTCTGCGGTGGCACCCGTCGCAGCGTCTGA
- the LOC144094370 gene encoding uncharacterized protein LOC144094370: MAVGVPYTLFAKKSSNYCLVQLPSPQCCFCLAVECVNVIRALLLLSGDVETNPGPPNTDAVLSELQKLSAGQRKLISEVQGLKNQLVTTDKTISALSERIANLETQFEVISTLRTEIETLQTSTARTTHQLSEIDTRLDDLENRSRRNNLVFYGLPDPNEKESYDQSEKIIIQHCLDSLNLVIDPKDIERAHRLGRHSIDRQRPIIVKLSAFKTKGVILSNGPKLKNTDFSIGEDFSRSVRNARKHLVAFARTKSGPFSLRYKTLHMGPKRYMFDQDTQTVKEIA; this comes from the exons ATGGCT GTCGGTGTTCCATATACTCTTTTTGCTAAGAAATCTAGTAATTATTGTctggtgcagctgccgagcccacagtgcTGCTTCTGCCTTGCTGTTGAATGTGTCAATGTGATTCGTGCTTTACTATTACTATCGGGCGATGTTGAAACAAATCCGGGACCACCTAATACTGATGCTGTTTTGTCCGAACTGCAAAAGTTGAGCGCTGGTCAGAGAAAACTTATTTCTGAAGTCCAAGGCCTGAAAAATCAACTAGTAACAACAGATAAAACAATATCTGCCCTAAGTGAACGAATTGCGAATCTTGAAACCCAATTTGAGGTAATTAGTACCCTGCGAACAGAAATCGAAACACTTCAAACCAGCACTGCTAGAACGACCCACCAGCTTTCCGAGATAGACACACGTCTGGATGATCTTGAGAACCGCTCAAGAAGAAACAATCTAGTATTCTATGGACTTCCCGACCCAAATGAGAAAGAATCATATGACCaatcagaaaaaataataatccaGCACTGCCTTGACAGCTTGAACCTCGTAATCGACCCTAAAGACATAGAGCGCGCACACCGCCTTGGCCGTCACAGCATTGACCGCCAAAGACCTATAATAGTGAAGCTGTCTGCTTTCAAAACCAAAGGGGTCATTCTTTCGAATGGCCCTAAGCTTAAAAATACAGATTTCAGTATCGGCGAAGATTTTTCTCGGTCCGTCCGAAATGCCCGAAAACACCTTGTGGCTTTCGCCAGAACCAAGTCAGGACCCTTTTCCCTTCGATACAAAACGCTGCACATGGGACCAAAACGTTATATGTTCGACCAAGACACACAGACCGTGAAAGAAATCGCATAG
- the LOC144094738 gene encoding uncharacterized protein LOC144094738 translates to MSLGAVVAFAALFAVTGAASKSGCTHLKRPSSRVEEFVCSGFDNPEQLWNAVPRELDLPKTRLVLRDSVLDYFLPETFAQTNASHLKLSNVTVGTYVRGWLQRYYAFEGLEDSLEVFELADGSTFPSSWTMLSDMRSLEELRLVNMTGLRLSSNFAQLPRSVSHVAVIKSTIESVSDDWLAKLENLEKVSVIKCNLGTFHRTMLPRPAPKLWRLILDYANLTSLPLDFAEELPALQEVGLRHNSIASFRAATLLPLARNGTRVSLAGNPLQCDCKAAFLLELPEEWHYPTCAAPESLLNRNVKELTRVQLSCDATDDPTAAATSTEEGNETS, encoded by the exons ATGTCGTTGGGTGCCGTCGTCGCCTTCGCGGCGCTCTTCGCCGTAACGGGCGCGGCGTCCAAGTCGGGATGCACCCATTTGAAGCGGCCCTCCTCCCGAGTGGAAGAGTTCGTTTGCTCCGGCTTCGACAACCCCGAGCAGCTATGGAACGCCGTTCCTCGAGAGCTAGACCTGCCGAAGACGAGACTGGTGCTACGCGACAGCGTCCTGGACTACTTCCTTCCCGAGACTTTCGCCCAGACCAACGCCTCGCACCTGAAACTAAGCAACGTCACCGTCGGCACCTACGTCAGGGGATGGCTACAACGTTACTACGCTTTCGAAGGCCTCGAGGACTCCCTCGAGGTCTTCGAGCTCGCGGACGGCAGCACGTTTCCCAGCAGCTGGACGATGCTGAGCGACATGCGGTCGCTGGAGGAACTCAGGTTGGTCAACATGACGGGCCTGCGACTTTCGAGCAACTTTGCTCAGCTGCCGCGCTCGGTGAGCCATGTGGCGGTGATCAAGTCGACGATAGAAAGCGTCAGCGATGACTGGTTGGCAAAGCTGGAGAATCTGGAGAAGGTGTCCGTGATCAAGTGCAACCTGGGGACTTTCCATCGCACGATGCTGCCGCGACCTGCGCCAAAGCTCTGGAGACTCATACTCGA CTACGCCAACCTGACGTCACTTCCGCTGGACTTCGCTGAAGAGCTGCCAGCCCTGCAAGAGGTCGGCCTGCGACACAACTCGATCGCGTCCTTCCGGGCTGCGACACTATTGCCCCTGGCACGAAACGGCACCAGGGTCAGCCTGGCAG GCAATCCTTTGCAGTGTGACTGCAAGGCTGCTTTCCTGCTGGAGCTTCCCGAAGAGTGGCACTACCCGACGTGTGCTGCTCCCGAGTCGCTGCTGAACAGAAACGTCAAGGAGCTGACGCGCGTTCAGCTCAGCTGCGACGCCACCGATGACCCCACGGCAGCAGCGACCTCTACGGAGGAGGGGAATGAGACATCCTGA